One window of Penaeus vannamei isolate JL-2024 unplaced genomic scaffold, ASM4276789v1 unanchor5029, whole genome shotgun sequence genomic DNA carries:
- the LOC138861374 gene encoding mucin-1-like, with amino-acid sequence MGTRLVPTNVAHCTDLCPGAGLGSAPPQVSGVRSAPPQVSGFRCQVSSSPGVRSAPPLVSGQLLPRCQGSGQLLPRCQVSSFPGVRVQVSSSPGVRVQVSSSPGVRSAPPQVSGFRSDPPQVSGVRCQVSSSPGVRSAPPLVSGVKSAPPLVSGVRSAPPQVSGFRSAPPQVSGFRSAPPQVSGQLLPWCQISSSPGVRCQVSSSPGVRVQVSSSPGVRCQVSSSPGVKSAHPQVSGVRSAPPLVSGFRSAPPQVSGQLIPRCQVSSSPGVRCQVSSSPGVRIQVGSSPGVRSAPPLVSGFRCQVSSSPGVRSAPPLVSGVKSAPPLVSGVRSAPPQVSGFRSAPPQVSARITTWKPNMKVQNRKDMCKVAPISDMT; translated from the exons atgGGAACCCGGCTTGTGCCGACGAATGTCGCTCACTGCACTGACCTCTGTCCAGGGGCGGGGCTCGggtcagctcctccccaggtgtcaggtgtcaggtcagctcctccccaggtgtcagggttcag gtgtcaggtcagctcctcccctggtgtcaggtcagctcctcccctggtgtcaggtcagctccttCCCAGGTGTCAGGgttcaggtcagctcctccccaggtgtcaggtcagctccttCCCAGGTGTCAGGgttcaggtcagctcctccccaggtgtcagggttcaggtcagctcctccccaggtgtcaggtcagctcctccccaggtgtcagggTTCAGGTCAGatcctccccaggtgtcaggtgTCAG gtgtcaggtcagctcctcccctggtgtcaggtcagctcctcccctggTGTCAGGTGTCAAGTCAGCTCCTCCCCTGGTGTcaggtgtcaggtcagctcctccccaggtgtcagggttcaggtcagctcctccccaggtgtcagggttcaggtcagctcctccccaggtgtcaggtcagctcctcccctggTGTCAAATCAGCTCATCCCCAGGTGTcaggtgtcaggtcagctcctccccaggtgtcagggttcaggtcagctcctccccaggtgtcag atgtcaggtcagctcctccccaggtgtcaaATCAGCTCATCCCCAGGTGTcaggtgtcaggtcagctcctcccctggTGTCAGGGTTCAGGTCggctcctccccaggtgtcaggtcagctcatccccaggtgtcaggtcagctcctccccaggtgtcag gtgtcaggtcagctcctccccaggtgtcaggaTTCAGGTCggctcctccccaggtgtcaggtcagctcctcccctggtgtcagggttcag gtgtcaggtcagctcctcccctggtgtcaggtcagctcctcccctggTGTCAGGTGTCAAGTCAGCTCCTCCCCTGGTGTcaggtgtcaggtcagctcctccccaggtgtcagggttcaggtcagctcctccccaggtgtcagcaAGAATTACGACATGGAAACCGAATATGAAAGTGCAAAATCGAAAGGACATGTGCAAAGTGGCTCCCATAAG TGATATGACATGA